Within the Desulfurella sp. genome, the region AAAACAAAAACCCTGTAGAGAATGGGTTTTGGGTGGAAAAGTGATGAAGTCGGGAAAATAATTACAATATAAAAAATTCTGTTATAATAGCATTTAATACCGTAAATTGTAAAAGGGACTAACTTAGTCAAGGTTGGAATTAAAATACAAACATAAAAAATTTTTACTCAGATAGCAAATTTAATACTTTCCTTATTTGAGTTAGATTGTTTAAGTAGTTTTTATATAGCAGATGGGCTTTAATAACAGAAATTGGTTTAAAACTTAAAGTGTCATTTGGTTGTGCTTGAGCAATTTTCTGAATATCCACAGTTACGACACAGGCAATTTTTGGGTAACCTCCAGTAGTTTGTCTGTCATTTAAAAGAATAATAAGTTTGCCATCTGCTGGTACTTGAATAGCTCCATTTGGCGTACCATCTGAAATAATATTTGCATTTAATTTATGTTCAATTGATGGACCATAGAGCCTACATGCCATGCGATTCATATCGTTAGTAAATATAAATTTTTCATTCAAAAAAGTTTTAATACCTTTTTCTGTAAAATAATTTAATTGTGGTCCCAATATTACTCTAATAATATTATCTTTTGAATATTTAGGAATAAACTCTTCTGGAAGGCGGTATTTATTTTTATTCAAACATGATTTAGATTTTATAACATCGCCTTCTTTTATAATATCGCCATTTAATCCACCTAACTTTGCTCTTATATAGGTGGACCTGCTACCTAATATTGGTATTGAATCTATGCCGCCTCCTAGAGCTATATATGTTCTGCATCCTTCTTTGGCTAATTCAAAAGTAAGAGTATCTCCTTTTGAAAGTTCTATTGTTTCCCACATAGGAACGGTTTTGTTGTTAACCTTAGCAGACATATCTGCACCTGTTATTGATATTGTACCTCCTTCCAAAACTTCAAATTCAGCACCCAGAAAAGTTAATTCTAAAACCGCTTCTTTTTCATCATTACCTAAAAGCATATTGGCCAAAATAAAAGCATATTCATCTAAAGCTCCAGATTGTGATATTCCATATTTTTGGTAAGATTTTCTACCGAGATCTTGGATTGAAGAAAATAGCCCTGGTTTTTTAACTAATAATTTCATTTTTGATATACCGATACAATTTTATACTTTCCCAACTCAACTTGTTTTACAATTTGATCGTATTCATTGTGTGAAATTGCTTCAAACTTTATATAATCGCCTGGTAAAAATAATACGGGGGGATCATTTAATGGATTATATATTTTTATTGGAGTTCTGCCAATAATTCTCCAACCACCAGGATCATCAATTGGATAAATGCCGGTTTGTTTGCCTGCTATACCAACAGATCCTGCTTTAACAAGTTTGCGTGGCGTTTCTAGTCGCGGAGTAGATATTTTTTCTAACATTCCTCCAAGATAAGGAAATCCTGGAGCAAATCCGATCATGTAAATTTTATATTTAACACTAGTATGTAATCGTATGACTTCGGATTCGCTTATATTATTAAATTCAGCAACAAAAGATAGATCGGGACCAAATTCTCCTCCATATAATACAGGTACAAAAAAAGTTTTTGGTTCTTTAGGTTTTATCATAGTTAAGTTTTCAATTAAACCTTCTATTTTTTCTTTAAGTTCAATAATATTCGAGCGAGTTGGATTGTAATAGATTAATAAAGAGCGATAAGTAGGTACAACTTCTTCTATTTCAGGTAGATTTAATGTTTCAATAAAGAAGCTCAAATTGATAACAATATTATTTATTTCTTCTGATATTTCATTACCGAATTCAACAACTAAAGCTTTGTCACCTGCTGGCAGAAATCTTGCTTTTTTTAAAAAACTCATTTTATTATTTCTGAAAGGGGCAATATATCTATATTATTTCTTTTAAATGCTTCGCGTAAATACTCCACAAGGTCTTTTGCTTTTGGATTATCACCATGGATGCATATTGTATCGCCTTTTATGTTAATGATTTTACCATTTATGCTAGTTGCTTTTTGGTATTTAATCATATTAATAGCTCTCTCAATTACCAAATCGATATTATCTATAACAGAACCGGATATTTTTCTTGATACCAAAAAACCATTTTCATCATACATTCTATCTGCAAATATTTCACGAGCTGTTTTTAACCCAAATCTTTCTCCAGCTTCTATAAGTTTAGAGTTTGATAATCCAACAAATATTAATTTGTCATCAAATTTTTTAACAGCATTTGCAACAGCAATTGCTATATTTATATCTTTAGAAGCCATATTATACAAAGCACCATGAGCTTTTACATGTTTTAATTCTACATTATTTGACCTACAAAACGCGTATAATGCGCCTAACTGGTATAAGACAAAATATTCAATTTCTTCTACAGATAAAATCATATTCCTTCTTCCAAATCCCTGCAAATCAGGATAACTAGGATGAGCACCAATACTAACATTGTGATTTTTTGCTATTAAGATAGTATTATTCATGACAATTGGATCACCTGCGTGTAATCCACAAGCTATATTAGCTGACGTTATATAATTAATTAACTTTTCATCAGAGCCAATTTTATAAACACCAAAACTTTCTCCAATATCAGAATTTAAATCAATGGCAAACATAATGGCCTCTTATATATCTTTTATAGTTATATTTACAAATGAATCCCTTCTTTTATAAATTTCAACAGAAGCATCATATAACGAAATAATACTATCATTTTCAAATTTAAAAGCAGGATCGTGGCCAGGTACAATAATCTTGTTTTTTAATAATATTTTTTTAATTGAATTATCCGCTAACTCTTTGTTATAATAAGCGTATGTTGTTTGTCCAGTTTTGGCTTCAATAAAGTATTTTAATGCATCACCCGCAAATATACAATTTTCAGTTTCAAATCCTAAAGAACCTTTAGTATGCCCTGGCAAATGTATTATTTTGCCACCATAAATTTGTGTTTCATAGTCTACAATAATAAAACTGTTTTTAAAAAAATTAATTGAAGATTTAACATAATTAAAGTCATTATGTTCTTCTGGTTCTTTTGAAAGTGCATAATTCAACTCTTGTTCAGTTGTATAAATTTTTGCCCTAGGAAATAATTCAACATTAATAAAATGGTCAAAATGAAGGTGTGATAGGATAATAAATTCTATATCCATAGTACTTATATTCATTGTTTGTAAACTTTTGATAATAATCTCACGCGAACCTTCTGTTCCAGTATCAAACAAACCTAAGTGATTATCAAATTCTATTAAAGATACGCTGCTCCAACCAACAAAACCTCTATTTGATGTTATTGGTAAACCACTTAAAATTGAGCGCCATTTTGTTAAGCCCATTATTTTAGTCCCTTTCTTTACAATATTGAATAACTTTCATCTTTAACGTCGGAGATAAACATATGACCCGGCGCATGAGTAATTATTATATCTGGCTTTGCTTTCATTGCAACTGCTTGCGGTGTAACTCCACATGCCCAAAAAACAGGTATTTCGTTATCATTTATGGTTACTGAATCACCGAAATCAGGATGATTTAGATTTTTTATTCCTATTTTTTCTGGATCTCCAATATGAATGGGTGCCCCATGTACTTGGGGAAATCTAGAAGTTATTTGAACAGCTTTTACTACTAGATTATAAGGAATAGGTCTCATAGAAACGACTAGTGGACCGCTAAAAATACCTGCTGGTATACATTCAATGTTTGTAATATACATTGGTACATTCCGGTTTTCTTCTATGTGTCTTACCGGAATACCACCATTTAACAAAGCATTTTCAAAAGTGAAACTACATCCTAATAAAAAAGCATACATATTATCATCCCAAAAATCTATAATATCTGTGTATTCTCCAATAAGTTCGCCTTTTTTATAAACTCTATATTTAGG harbors:
- a CDS encoding putative hydro-lyase gives rise to the protein MDLYNLSPDEIRLKIRKGEYTQQTSGLCKGYTQANLVVLPEKYALDFFTFAQRNPKPCPLLDVTEKGDTHPKLIAPQADIRTDIPKYRVYKKGELIGEYTDIIDFWDDNMYAFLLGCSFTFENALLNGGIPVRHIEENRNVPMYITNIECIPAGIFSGPLVVSMRPIPYNLVVKAVQITSRFPQVHGAPIHIGDPEKIGIKNLNHPDFGDSVTINDNEIPVFWACGVTPQAVAMKAKPDIIITHAPGHMFISDVKDESYSIL
- a CDS encoding MBL fold metallo-hydrolase, which encodes MGLTKWRSILSGLPITSNRGFVGWSSVSLIEFDNHLGLFDTGTEGSREIIIKSLQTMNISTMDIEFIILSHLHFDHFINVELFPRAKIYTTEQELNYALSKEPEEHNDFNYVKSSINFFKNSFIIVDYETQIYGGKIIHLPGHTKGSLGFETENCIFAGDALKYFIEAKTGQTTYAYYNKELADNSIKKILLKNKIIVPGHDPAFKFENDSIISLYDASVEIYKRRDSFVNITIKDI
- the pxpB gene encoding 5-oxoprolinase subunit PxpB, with amino-acid sequence MSFLKKARFLPAGDKALVVEFGNEISEEINNIVINLSFFIETLNLPEIEEVVPTYRSLLIYYNPTRSNIIELKEKIEGLIENLTMIKPKEPKTFFVPVLYGGEFGPDLSFVAEFNNISESEVIRLHTSVKYKIYMIGFAPGFPYLGGMLEKISTPRLETPRKLVKAGSVGIAGKQTGIYPIDDPGGWRIIGRTPIKIYNPLNDPPVLFLPGDYIKFEAISHNEYDQIVKQVELGKYKIVSVYQK
- a CDS encoding 5-oxoprolinase subunit PxpA; this encodes MFAIDLNSDIGESFGVYKIGSDEKLINYITSANIACGLHAGDPIVMNNTILIAKNHNVSIGAHPSYPDLQGFGRRNMILSVEEIEYFVLYQLGALYAFCRSNNVELKHVKAHGALYNMASKDINIAIAVANAVKKFDDKLIFVGLSNSKLIEAGERFGLKTAREIFADRMYDENGFLVSRKISGSVIDNIDLVIERAINMIKYQKATSINGKIINIKGDTICIHGDNPKAKDLVEYLREAFKRNNIDILPLSEIIK
- a CDS encoding biotin-dependent carboxyltransferase family protein, translating into MKLLVKKPGLFSSIQDLGRKSYQKYGISQSGALDEYAFILANMLLGNDEKEAVLELTFLGAEFEVLEGGTISITGADMSAKVNNKTVPMWETIELSKGDTLTFELAKEGCRTYIALGGGIDSIPILGSRSTYIRAKLGGLNGDIIKEGDVIKSKSCLNKNKYRLPEEFIPKYSKDNIIRVILGPQLNYFTEKGIKTFLNEKFIFTNDMNRMACRLYGPSIEHKLNANIISDGTPNGAIQVPADGKLIILLNDRQTTGGYPKIACVVTVDIQKIAQAQPNDTLSFKPISVIKAHLLYKNYLNNLTQIRKVLNLLSE